A window of the Chloroflexus sp. Y-396-1 genome harbors these coding sequences:
- a CDS encoding metal-sulfur cluster assembly factor, with translation MNMTTKVSISQDDVMAVLRRCYDPCCKERQVSVVDMGLIERVEVEGSQVVIDMILTTGWCPFAVHLLQMMEEEVKALPGIEQVQVNITWDTPWSPERMSALARERLRLPLEQLLPLREARLRATQKEGAQ, from the coding sequence ATGAATATGACAACGAAGGTCAGCATCAGTCAAGATGACGTTATGGCCGTGCTCCGGCGGTGCTACGACCCTTGCTGTAAGGAGCGGCAAGTGAGCGTCGTTGATATGGGACTGATTGAACGGGTGGAGGTGGAGGGCAGCCAGGTAGTGATTGACATGATTCTCACGACGGGCTGGTGTCCGTTTGCCGTACATTTGCTGCAAATGATGGAAGAGGAGGTGAAAGCGTTACCCGGTATTGAGCAGGTGCAAGTCAATATTACCTGGGATACGCCGTGGTCGCCAGAACGAATGTCGGCATTGGCACGTGAACGGTTACGATTACCTCTTGAGCAGTTGCTGCCACTGCGTGAGGCACGATTACGTGCGACTCAGAAGGAGGGAGCGCAATGA
- a CDS encoding amidohydrolase family protein: MIDDVFVFDGVCHVFNFDKSNAFGKPGEMFIEHLYAFHQVLNAPGEKTLSREEYMREWHVDEIARMVFDESPTDMIVAQPLPLTDLFKDGLSSWERCAEMARRYPERTIFWGSVNPLEGKKALDLMEIQVKEYGARGFKLYNVRYDYGQPFPWRMDDPRVAFPIFEKALELGVNIIGVHKGVPLGPQPVEHTQAWDMDGAAANFPEINFIIFHVGLPFIDEICWQLVRYPNLYASIAATVNFVVRSPRVFAETMAKLLFWCGEDKIIYGGETPIWHPRGALKAFWEFELPEDIVQGYGCGQLTKEAKKKILGLNLARLHGIDVEEKKRSLGIAA; encoded by the coding sequence ATGATTGACGATGTGTTTGTCTTCGACGGCGTATGTCATGTGTTCAATTTCGACAAATCGAATGCGTTCGGGAAGCCGGGAGAGATGTTTATCGAACATTTGTATGCGTTTCACCAGGTTCTCAATGCACCCGGTGAAAAGACGTTAAGCCGCGAGGAGTACATGCGCGAGTGGCACGTCGATGAGATCGCCCGCATGGTCTTCGACGAAAGCCCCACCGATATGATTGTGGCGCAACCATTGCCGTTAACCGATCTGTTCAAGGATGGGCTGTCGAGCTGGGAGCGCTGTGCTGAGATGGCTCGCCGCTATCCTGAGCGGACTATCTTTTGGGGGTCGGTGAACCCACTAGAGGGTAAAAAGGCGCTCGATTTGATGGAAATCCAAGTAAAGGAGTATGGTGCGCGGGGTTTCAAACTTTACAATGTGCGCTACGATTATGGCCAACCATTCCCATGGCGAATGGATGATCCGCGGGTTGCGTTTCCCATTTTCGAGAAGGCACTTGAACTGGGTGTGAATATTATCGGCGTGCATAAGGGGGTGCCACTTGGCCCGCAGCCGGTTGAGCATACCCAGGCGTGGGATATGGACGGTGCGGCAGCCAATTTCCCCGAGATCAATTTCATCATCTTTCACGTCGGTCTACCCTTTATCGATGAAATCTGCTGGCAACTGGTACGCTATCCTAACCTCTATGCCTCAATCGCGGCTACGGTCAATTTTGTAGTGCGTTCACCACGAGTCTTTGCTGAGACGATGGCGAAGTTGCTCTTCTGGTGTGGCGAGGATAAGATTATTTACGGTGGTGAGACGCCAATCTGGCATCCGCGCGGTGCGCTGAAGGCATTCTGGGAGTTTGAGCTGCCAGAAGATATTGTACAAGGGTACGGCTGTGGTCAATTAACGAAGGAGGCGAA